One window from the genome of Rhodothermales bacterium encodes:
- a CDS encoding carbon-nitrogen hydrolase — MPDSTMKLGLVQMAMGEDPDANMAKAVDGVREAASGGAEVICLPELFRSRYFCQTEDAALFALAEPIPGPSTETFAELSAELDVTIVASLFERRAAGLYHNTAAVLDGSRGYVGKYRKMHIPDDPRFYEKFYFTPGDLGFKSFATDHGDLGVLICWDQWYPEAARLTALQGAQVLFYPTAIGWQRYEKESHGGPQRDAWITSQRAHAIANGCYVVSVNRTGFEPAPDAADADDGIEFWGSSFVVAPNGQILAQAGTDEETVLLVDAELGEIEALRHGWPFFRDRRIDAYAPLTRRFIDSD; from the coding sequence ATGCCTGATTCCACGATGAAGCTCGGCCTCGTTCAAATGGCGATGGGCGAGGACCCCGACGCCAACATGGCGAAGGCCGTTGACGGCGTACGTGAAGCCGCTTCCGGCGGGGCCGAGGTGATCTGCCTGCCCGAGCTCTTCCGCTCGCGCTACTTCTGCCAGACCGAAGACGCCGCCCTCTTCGCCCTCGCCGAGCCCATCCCCGGCCCGAGCACGGAGACCTTCGCCGAGCTCTCCGCCGAACTCGACGTGACGATCGTGGCGAGCCTGTTCGAGCGGCGGGCCGCCGGGCTCTACCACAACACCGCGGCCGTGCTCGACGGCTCGCGCGGCTACGTCGGGAAGTACCGCAAGATGCACATCCCCGACGACCCCCGCTTCTACGAGAAGTTCTACTTCACGCCCGGCGACCTCGGCTTCAAGAGCTTCGCGACCGACCACGGCGACCTCGGCGTGCTGATCTGCTGGGACCAGTGGTACCCCGAGGCCGCGCGGCTGACGGCGCTCCAGGGCGCCCAAGTTCTGTTTTATCCCACAGCCATCGGCTGGCAGCGGTACGAGAAAGAGAGCCACGGCGGCCCGCAGCGCGATGCGTGGATCACCTCGCAGCGCGCCCACGCGATCGCGAATGGCTGCTACGTCGTCTCCGTCAACCGCACCGGCTTCGAGCCAGCACCGGATGCCGCCGACGCCGACGATGGCATCGAGTTCTGGGGCAGCAGCTTCGTCGTCGCGCCGAACGGGCAGATCCTCGCGCAGGCGGGGACTGACGAGGAAACCGTGCTGCTCGTCGACGCCGAACTCGGCGAGATCGAGGCGCTCCGCCACGGCTGGCCGTTCTTCCGCGACCGCCGCATCGACGCCTACGCGCCGCTCACCCGCCGCTTCATCGACTCGGACTGA
- a CDS encoding agmatine deiminase family protein, whose amino-acid sequence MSTDSPLFTPGSPAARGYRMPAEWEPHAGTWITWPHFEGTWPGKLDAVVPTYVEIARALSAGETVHINVLDEAAEEVVGSLLRLAGIGGDVRLHRIPTDNEWVRDYGAIFVTNGAGERLATDWRFNNWGEKYPDFALDNLVPERMAELVGTPREAFDFILEGGSIEVNGDGLLLTTEACLLNPNRNPGTSKEEIERRLRDAFGVREILWLGDGIVGDDTDGHIDDLTRFLNPNTVVTVVEDDPSDVNYEPLRENLGRLRALNRFEVVELPMPAPVQWEGERLPASYANFYIGNRAVLLPAFDDPADRVAQETLQRYFPDRVVTPIDCRDLVWGLGAFHCLTQQIPAGNDATLRQR is encoded by the coding sequence ATGTCCACTGATTCTCCCCTTTTCACTCCCGGCAGTCCTGCCGCCCGCGGCTACCGGATGCCCGCCGAGTGGGAGCCCCACGCCGGCACGTGGATCACCTGGCCCCACTTCGAGGGCACGTGGCCCGGCAAGCTCGACGCCGTCGTCCCCACGTACGTCGAGATCGCGAGGGCACTTTCGGCGGGCGAGACGGTCCACATCAACGTGCTCGACGAGGCGGCCGAAGAGGTCGTCGGCTCACTCCTCCGGCTCGCTGGGATTGGCGGCGACGTCCGCCTCCACCGGATCCCGACGGACAACGAGTGGGTCCGCGACTACGGCGCGATCTTCGTCACGAACGGCGCGGGCGAGCGCCTCGCGACGGATTGGCGGTTCAACAACTGGGGCGAGAAATACCCCGACTTCGCCCTCGACAACCTCGTCCCCGAGCGGATGGCCGAGCTCGTCGGCACGCCGCGCGAGGCGTTCGACTTCATCCTCGAAGGCGGCTCGATCGAAGTCAACGGCGACGGGCTGCTGCTGACGACGGAGGCGTGCCTGCTCAACCCGAATCGCAACCCCGGCACGTCGAAGGAAGAGATCGAGCGGCGGCTTCGCGATGCGTTCGGCGTGCGCGAGATCCTCTGGCTCGGCGACGGCATCGTCGGCGACGACACCGACGGCCACATCGACGACCTCACGCGGTTCTTGAATCCGAACACCGTCGTGACGGTCGTGGAGGACGACCCGAGCGACGTGAACTACGAACCGCTCCGCGAGAATCTGGGCCGACTCCGCGCCCTCAACCGTTTCGAAGTCGTCGAGCTGCCGATGCCCGCGCCGGTGCAGTGGGAGGGCGAGCGGCTGCCCGCGTCGTACGCCAACTTCTACATCGGCAACCGCGCCGTCCTCCTCCCCGCCTTCGATGACCCCGCCGACCGCGTCGCGCAGGAGACCCTGCAACGGTACTTCCCCGACCGCGTCGTCACGCCCATCGACTGCCGCGATCTCGTGTGGGGGCTCGGCGCATTCCACTGCCTCACGCAGCAAATCCCCGCCGGGAACGACGCTACGCTGAGGCAACGGTAG
- a CDS encoding cytochrome P450, whose product MPFFTKTTYPARFPGQLLLEMQRDPLGTFGRMAATGGALVQADTGLRPFYLVADPELVKELLTTPTDAFTKSPILQRTKVVLGEGLLTSEDPLHRQHRKLILPAFHHHRLRAYADTMTRLTERTAAGWHDGEVFALDREMMRLTLEIAAETLFGAHVEWAVTRISRALDTAMRVFRRRMMNPFADALLKLPLPDSRRVRRARADLDRVVYGIIEARRAERRPRPDLLGLLLEAQDEDTGAHLTDAEVRDEVMTLFLAGHETTANALTWTHVLLARHPDVAARLHAEVDAVLGDRPATFDDLRELGFTRQVFSEALRLYPPAWAISRLAVRDTVLGGHRIPEGSILTISPYVLHHDARLWANPETFDPDRFAPEADIKRHKFAFLPFSAGPRGCIGEQFAWMEGVLVTATLAQRWRLRLADDQPIPLQPSVTLRPGRSVPVIAHRREPVSTEESQTLQQSTSP is encoded by the coding sequence ATGCCGTTCTTCACCAAGACGACGTACCCCGCGCGCTTCCCCGGCCAGCTGCTCCTGGAGATGCAGCGTGACCCGCTCGGCACGTTCGGACGGATGGCGGCGACCGGCGGCGCCCTCGTCCAGGCCGACACCGGCCTCCGGCCGTTCTACCTCGTCGCCGACCCGGAACTCGTCAAGGAGCTCCTCACGACGCCGACCGACGCGTTCACCAAAAGCCCCATCCTCCAGCGGACGAAGGTCGTGCTCGGCGAGGGCCTGCTGACGAGCGAGGACCCGCTGCACCGGCAGCACCGCAAGCTCATCCTCCCGGCGTTCCACCATCACCGGCTCCGCGCCTACGCCGATACGATGACGCGCCTCACCGAGCGGACCGCCGCGGGCTGGCACGACGGCGAGGTCTTCGCGCTCGACCGCGAGATGATGCGGCTCACGCTCGAGATCGCCGCCGAGACCCTCTTCGGCGCCCACGTCGAGTGGGCCGTGACGCGGATCAGCCGCGCGCTCGACACGGCGATGCGTGTCTTCCGACGCCGGATGATGAACCCGTTCGCCGACGCTCTCCTCAAGCTCCCGCTCCCCGATAGCCGCCGCGTCCGCCGCGCCCGCGCCGACCTCGACCGCGTCGTCTACGGCATCATCGAGGCGCGCCGCGCCGAGCGCCGCCCGCGCCCCGACCTCCTCGGCCTCCTCCTCGAAGCGCAGGATGAGGACACCGGCGCCCACCTCACCGACGCTGAGGTCCGCGACGAGGTGATGACGCTGTTCCTCGCCGGCCACGAGACGACGGCGAACGCGCTCACGTGGACCCACGTCCTCCTCGCCCGCCATCCCGACGTCGCCGCCCGCCTCCACGCCGAGGTCGACGCCGTGCTCGGCGACCGCCCCGCGACGTTCGACGACCTCCGCGAGCTGGGATTCACGCGCCAAGTGTTCAGCGAAGCGCTCCGGCTCTACCCTCCCGCGTGGGCCATCAGCCGCCTCGCCGTGCGCGACACGGTCCTCGGCGGCCACCGCATCCCCGAGGGGTCCATCCTCACGATCAGCCCCTACGTCCTCCACCACGACGCCCGGCTCTGGGCCAACCCGGAGACCTTCGACCCCGACCGCTTTGCGCCCGAGGCCGACATCAAGCGGCACAAGTTCGCCTTCCTCCCCTTCAGCGCCGGCCCGCGCGGCTGCATCGGCGAGCAGTTCGCGTGGATGGAAGGCGTGCTCGTCACCGCAACGCTGGCCCAGCGGTGGCGGCTCCGCCTCGCCGACGATCAGCCGATCCCACTCCAGCCGAGCGTTACGCTGCGGCCGGGCCGCTCCGTCCCCGTCATCGCGCACCGCCGCGAACCGGTCTCCACGGAGGAGTCCCAGACCCTGCAGCAGAGCACGTCGCCGTAG